From a single Granulicella aggregans genomic region:
- the rpmF gene encoding 50S ribosomal protein L32, producing the protein MPNPKRRHSKQRTAKRRSHDFLTPTGISECPNCHERKLPHRVCKKCGTYKGREVVAVAQAS; encoded by the coding sequence ATGCCTAATCCGAAACGGCGCCACTCCAAGCAGCGCACCGCAAAGCGCCGCAGCCACGACTTCCTCACCCCCACCGGCATCTCCGAGTGCCCGAACTGCCACGAGCGCAAGCTGCCCCACCGCGTCTGCAAGAAGTGCGGAACGTACAAGGGTCGCGAAGTGGTCGCGGTCGCACAGGCAAGCTAA
- the plsX gene encoding phosphate acyltransferase PlsX codes for MPIDIVVDAMGSDKAPEPEVRGAILAARQFDVRVHLVGPEDIVRPILRTHLKGAKLPVFIVPASEWITMTDKAAAAVRSKRDSSMRVGVKMVREGRAAGFFTAGNTGAAMATAKMVFGMLAGVDRPALATILPTISGSPSFLMDVGANVDSEPENLCQFAVMGSIYARDVLGIANPRVGLLSIGEEDSKGNALTRDTLPLLRTLPINFIGNVEGRDLFNNNTDVTVCDGFVGNVALKSVEGAAHLFRSLLRESLKSTVTSQVGALLSRQAFGDFKKRLDYSEYGGAPLLGVRGVCIVGHGSSNDRAIMNGIRVAAEFAQAKVNSEIEAAMNGHSAS; via the coding sequence ATGCCAATCGACATCGTTGTAGACGCAATGGGCTCCGACAAGGCCCCCGAACCTGAGGTTCGCGGGGCAATTCTTGCTGCTCGCCAGTTTGATGTGCGGGTGCATCTGGTGGGGCCGGAAGATATAGTCCGACCAATCCTGCGTACCCATCTGAAAGGCGCGAAGCTGCCTGTCTTCATCGTCCCTGCCAGCGAGTGGATCACGATGACGGACAAGGCTGCGGCGGCGGTGCGCAGCAAGCGCGACTCCTCCATGCGAGTCGGCGTGAAGATGGTGCGCGAGGGACGCGCGGCGGGGTTCTTTACCGCCGGCAATACCGGCGCAGCCATGGCCACGGCGAAGATGGTCTTCGGGATGCTGGCCGGGGTCGATCGGCCGGCGCTGGCGACGATTCTGCCTACGATCTCAGGAAGCCCGTCCTTTCTGATGGATGTGGGCGCGAATGTCGACAGCGAGCCCGAGAATCTCTGTCAGTTTGCCGTGATGGGCTCGATCTACGCGCGCGATGTGCTGGGCATAGCGAACCCGCGGGTTGGCCTGTTGTCGATTGGCGAGGAAGACTCGAAGGGCAATGCGCTAACGCGCGACACGCTGCCGCTCCTGCGAACTCTTCCCATCAACTTCATTGGCAACGTCGAAGGGCGTGACCTCTTCAACAACAACACCGACGTGACGGTGTGCGACGGCTTCGTCGGCAACGTGGCGCTGAAGTCAGTCGAAGGCGCGGCGCATCTGTTTCGCTCGCTGCTGCGGGAGTCGCTGAAGTCTACGGTGACCTCGCAGGTAGGTGCGCTGCTATCGCGGCAGGCGTTTGGCGACTTCAAGAAACGGCTCGATTACTCGGAGTACGGCGGAGCGCCGCTGCTGGGTGTGCGCGGCGTGTGCATTGTTGGCCATGGGTCGTCGAACGATCGGGCGATTATGAACGGCATCCGGGTGGCGGCGGAGTTCGCGCAGGCCAAAGTGAACTCCGAGATTGAAGCCGCGATGAACGGGCACTCGGCGAGCTAG
- a CDS encoding acyltransferase family protein: protein MTSQDLRRLVFHPLQRDEQKGTQAHLVQLDSLRGLAAMSVLLLHFLEGWLEASPPHFVRYIGYIPLLTNGSAAVVLFFVLSGFVLTLPQMAPRAQSYPAYVIRRICRIYLPYLAALALAVLGCWRFHGLELYGIQFHLTWRNPPSAHLIAEHLVFLGRYDVYAYDSPIWSLVHEMRISLIFPVLCLISLRLRAWVAFLIALTLPVVDRIIERFSGPYLGAGYPGVQSVFWSYTVGFCGIFLVGSLLARYRQPIIDWLARLPAWTASALSLVALVLYQYASLLHIPRFLWDFTVGLGAGYFVMLALVPNSWLSRFLHLGPIRWLGSVSYSLYLLHVPVLLVVSIVLYRKVPDGVMLATFLVLSLLAAAAFHRWIELPSIRLGRALAHRVQRRIEPSANEASPDVMLST, encoded by the coding sequence ATGACCTCTCAGGACCTGCGTCGCCTGGTCTTCCATCCGCTTCAGCGCGACGAACAAAAGGGGACACAAGCGCATCTTGTACAACTCGACTCGCTGCGCGGTCTGGCGGCCATGTCTGTATTGCTGCTTCACTTCCTCGAAGGATGGCTCGAAGCCTCCCCGCCGCACTTCGTCCGGTACATCGGCTACATCCCGTTGCTCACAAACGGGAGCGCCGCAGTGGTCCTCTTCTTTGTCCTGAGCGGCTTCGTGCTGACGCTGCCGCAGATGGCGCCGAGGGCGCAAAGCTATCCCGCCTACGTGATTCGCCGCATCTGCCGCATCTATCTGCCCTACCTGGCGGCCCTGGCATTGGCGGTCCTGGGCTGCTGGCGATTTCATGGCCTGGAGCTGTACGGCATTCAGTTTCACCTGACCTGGCGCAACCCGCCCTCCGCACACCTGATCGCCGAACATCTCGTCTTTCTAGGCAGATATGACGTCTACGCCTATGACTCGCCCATCTGGTCGCTTGTGCACGAGATGCGCATCTCCCTCATCTTTCCAGTCCTCTGTCTCATAAGCCTCAGGCTCAGGGCCTGGGTGGCCTTCCTCATCGCTCTCACGCTTCCCGTCGTGGATCGCATCATCGAACGGTTCTCAGGTCCCTACCTGGGTGCCGGATACCCCGGAGTGCAGTCGGTCTTCTGGTCGTACACCGTCGGCTTTTGCGGCATCTTCCTCGTAGGGTCGCTGCTCGCCCGCTATCGCCAACCCATCATCGACTGGCTCGCCCGGCTGCCCGCCTGGACTGCCTCTGCCCTGTCGCTGGTGGCGCTCGTGCTCTATCAGTACGCCTCGCTGCTTCACATCCCGAGGTTCCTGTGGGACTTTACCGTGGGTCTGGGGGCGGGATACTTCGTCATGCTGGCGCTGGTGCCCAATAGCTGGCTGTCGCGATTCCTGCACCTGGGGCCGATCCGCTGGCTGGGCAGCGTCTCGTACAGCCTCTACCTGCTGCACGTGCCCGTGCTGCTGGTCGTTTCGATTGTGCTGTATCGCAAGGTACCGGACGGAGTGATGCTGGCGACGTTTCTCGTGCTCTCGCTACTGGCGGCCGCGGCGTTTCATCGCTGGATCGAGCTACCGTCGATTCGACTGGGCAGGGCCCTCGCTCATCGCGTTCAGCGGAGAATTGAACCCTCTGCAAACGAAGCATCGCCAGACGTGATGCTTTCCACCTAG